One genomic region from Sciurus carolinensis chromosome 2, mSciCar1.2, whole genome shotgun sequence encodes:
- the Cfl2 gene encoding cofilin-2 isoform X2 produces the protein MKVRKSSTQEEIKKRKKAVLFCLSDDKRQIIVEEAKQILVGDIGDTVEDPYTSFVKLLPLNDCRYALYDATYETKESKKEDLVFIFWAPESAPLKSKMIYASSKDAIKKKFTGIKHEWQVNGLDDIKDRSTLGEKLGGNVVVSLEGKPL, from the exons ATGAAAGTAAGGAAATCTTCTACACAAGAGgagatcaaaaaaagaaagaaagcagttcTCTTCTGTTTAAGCGATGACAAAAGACAAATAATTGTAGAGGAAGCAAAGCAGATCTTGGTGGGTGACATTGGTGATACTGTAGAGGACCCCTACACATCTTTTGTGAAGTTGCTACCTCTGAATGATTGCCGATATGCTTTGTACGATGCCACATACGAAACAAAAGAGTCTAAGAAAGAAGACCTAGTATTTATATTCTG gGCTCCTGAAAGTGCACCCTTAAAAAGCAAGATGATTTATGCTAGCTCTAAAGAtgccattaaaaagaaatttacag GTATTAAACACGAGTGGCAAGTAAATGGCTTGGATGATATTAAGGACCGGTCAACACTTGGAGAGAAATTGGGAGGCAATGTAGTAGTTTCACTTGAAGGAAAACCGTTATAA
- the Cfl2 gene encoding cofilin-2 isoform X1, which translates to MASGVTVNDEVIKVFNDMKVRKSSTQEEIKKRKKAVLFCLSDDKRQIIVEEAKQILVGDIGDTVEDPYTSFVKLLPLNDCRYALYDATYETKESKKEDLVFIFWAPESAPLKSKMIYASSKDAIKKKFTGIKHEWQVNGLDDIKDRSTLGEKLGGNVVVSLEGKPL; encoded by the exons ATG gCATCTGGAGTTACAGTGAATGATGAAGTCATCAAAGTTTTTAATGATATGAAAGTAAGGAAATCTTCTACACAAGAGgagatcaaaaaaagaaagaaagcagttcTCTTCTGTTTAAGCGATGACAAAAGACAAATAATTGTAGAGGAAGCAAAGCAGATCTTGGTGGGTGACATTGGTGATACTGTAGAGGACCCCTACACATCTTTTGTGAAGTTGCTACCTCTGAATGATTGCCGATATGCTTTGTACGATGCCACATACGAAACAAAAGAGTCTAAGAAAGAAGACCTAGTATTTATATTCTG gGCTCCTGAAAGTGCACCCTTAAAAAGCAAGATGATTTATGCTAGCTCTAAAGAtgccattaaaaagaaatttacag GTATTAAACACGAGTGGCAAGTAAATGGCTTGGATGATATTAAGGACCGGTCAACACTTGGAGAGAAATTGGGAGGCAATGTAGTAGTTTCACTTGAAGGAAAACCGTTATAA